Proteins from a single region of Equus asinus isolate D_3611 breed Donkey chromosome 17, EquAss-T2T_v2, whole genome shotgun sequence:
- the LOC106844083 gene encoding olfactory receptor 9G19-like has translation MEKSNHTVTEFILVGFTTDPIIQLVLFVVFLGVYFLTVVGNNTLIMLICNDSQLHTPMYFFIGNLSFLDLWYSSVYTPKILMTCISEDKTISFAGCAAQFFFSAGLAYSECYLLAAMAYDRYVAISNPLLYAQVMSRRLCICLVIYSYTGGFVNAIILTSNTFTMNFCGDNIIDDFFCDVPPLVKLSCDVKESYQAVLYFLLASNVIIPTALILASYLFIMAAILRIRSTQGRLKAFSTCSSHLISVTLYYGSILYIYSRPSSSYTLERDKMVSTFYTVVFPMLNPMIYSLRNKDVKEALKKLFRLTQFEF, from the coding sequence ATGGAGAAGAGCAATCACACAGTGACAGAGTTCATCCTGGTGGGCTTCACAACAGACCCCATAATACAGCTGGTCCTGTTTGTGGTGTTCCTTGGTGTGTACTTTTTGACTGTGGTAGGGAATAACACCCTCATCATGTTGATCTGTAATGACTCCCAGCtgcacacacccatgtatttttttattgggaATCTGTCTTTTCTGGATCTCTGGTATTCCTCTGTCTACACCCCAAAGATCCTAATGACCTGCATCTCTGAAGACAAAACAATCTCCTTTGCTGGCTGTGCAGCTCAGTTCTTCTTTTCTGCTGGGCTAGCCTACAGTGAGTGTTACCTGTTGGCTGCCATGGcttatgaccgctatgtggccatttcCAACCCCCTTCTTTATGCCCAGGTCATGTCAAGGAGATTGTGCATCTGTTTGGTTATATATTCCTATACTGGAGGTTTTGTCAATGCAATAATACTGACCAGCAACACATTCACAATGAACTTTTGTGGTGACAATATCATTGATGACTTTTTCTGTGATGTCCCACCACTGGTGAAGTTGTCATGTGATGTGAAAGAGAGCTACCAGGCTGTGTTATACTTCCTCCTGGCCTCCAACGTCATTATCCCCACTGCGCTCATTCTGGCTTCTTATCTCTTCATCATGGCTGCCATCTTGAGGATCCGCTCCACCCAGGGCCGCCTCAAAGCCTTCTCCACATGCTCCTCCCACCTGATTTCTGTCACCTTGTACTATGGTTCCATTCTCTATATCTACTCTCGCCCAAGTTCCAGCTATACCCTTGAGAGGGACAAAATGGTTTCCACATTTTATACTGTGGTGTTCCCCATGTTGAATCCCATGATCTACAGTCTGAGGAATAAAGATGTGAAAGAAGCTCTGAAAAAATTATTCAGGTTAACGCAATTTGAATTCTAA
- the LOC106844084 gene encoding olfactory receptor 9G19-like, with protein sequence MERGNHTVTEFILVGFTTDPVMQLILFVVFLGVYSMTVVGNTTLLMLICNDSRLYTPMYFFIGNLSFLDLWYSSVYTPKILMTCISADKTISFAGCIAQFFFSAGLAYSECYLLAAMAYDRYVAISKPLLYSQAMSIKLCVFLVAASYLGGFINSSIITKRTFAMEFCNDNVIDDFFCDLLPLVKLACGRKDGYQVVLYFLLASNVITPTVLILASYLFIIATILRIRSTQGRLKAFSTCSSHLISVTLFYGSILYIYSRPPSSYSLDRDKIVSIFYTVVFPMLNPMIYSLRNKNIKEALNKLCK encoded by the coding sequence ATGGAGAGAGGCAATCATACAGTGACAGAGTTCATCCTAGTGGGCTTCACAACAGACCCTGTGATGCAGCTGATCCTGTTTGTGGTATTCCTTGGAGTATATTCTATGACTGTTGTAGGAAATACCACCCTCCTCATGTTAATTTGTAATGACTCCCGGCTGTACACACCCATGTATTTTTTCATTGGGAATCTGTCTTTTCTGGATCTCTGGTATTCCTCTGTCTACACCCCAAAGATCCTAATGACCTGCATCTCTGCAGACAAAACCATCTCCTTTGCTGGCTGTATAGCTCAGTTCTTCTTCTCTGCTGGGCTGGCCTACAGTGAGTGTTACCTGTTGGCTGCCATGGcttatgaccgctatgtggctaTCTCAAAGCCACTGCTTTATTCACAGGCTATGTCCATAAAGCTATGTGTATTTTTGGTAGCAGCCTCGTACCTTGGTGGCTTTATTAACTCTTCCATCATCACCAAAAGAACTTTTGCGATGGAATTCTGTAATGATAATGTCATTGATGACTTTTTCTGTGATTTGCTTCCCCTGGTGAAGTTGGCTTGTGGCAGGAAAGATGGCTACCAGGTTGTGCTGTACTTCCTCCTGGCCTCCAATGTCATTACTCCCACTGTGCTCATACTTGCCTCCTACCTCTTCATCATTGCCACCATCTTGAGGATCCGCTCCACCCAGGGCCGCCTCAAAGCCTTCTCCACATGTTCCTCTCATTTGATCTCTGTCACTTTATTCTATGGCTCCATTCTCTACATCTATTCTCGTCCTCCATCTAGCTATTCTTTGGATAGGGACAAAATAGTTTCTATATTTTACACTGTGGTCTTCCCTATGTTGAATCCCATGATCTATAGCTTGAGGAATAAGAATATAAAAGAGGCTCTGAATAAACTCTGCAAATAA